The Deinococcus aerophilus genomic interval CGCGCGCCCGGCAACGGTCAGCGAGTTTCAGGTACGGGTGACCCCCCGGCCCGCGCCGGAGCCCGCGCCGACGCTGGATCCCCTGAGCCAGCGGGTGCTGGACCTCACCAATGCCGCCCGCGCCCGGGGCCACACCTGCGGTGCCCAGGCCTATCCGCCCGCCCCGCCGCTGCGTGCCAACGCCCGCCTGCAGGCGGCGGCGCAGGCCCACGCCGCCGACATGGCGGCCCGCAACTACTTCAACCACGTGGCTCCCGATGGACGCGCCCCCGCCGCACGCATCAGCGCCAGCGGGTACGAGTGGCGGGCCGTGGCCGAGAACATTGCCGCGGGCCAGGCCACCCCGGAGGAGGTCGTGGCCGGCTGGCTGGGCAGCGAGGGCCACTGCCGCAACCTGATGGGCAGCGCGTATACCGAACTGGGCATCGGTCTGGCAACCTCACGGGCGGCCAAGCGCTACTGGGTGCAGGATTTTGGGACCCAGTGAAGGCCCAGACGACATTGTGCCCGGCCCCCGTCCGCAGAACCTGCAGGGGCTTGAACCCCTGGACACGTCCCGGCGTCTCCCCGGCAGGTCTCCAGTGAGGATGCGCCGCCTGATTGTTCTGCTGACCCTGCTGTTGTCCCCCGGGCCGGACGCGCAGGTGCAGGAAACGTCGGTTCAGCTGCCCGCCCCGGCAATGTGGCTGGCCGCCGGGGAGGATCAGGTGTACGCCGTCACCTCCCACGCGCAGCTGCTGGGCATCCGGGACGGTCAGGTCCGCGCGCTGGCCCACGACTTCGCGCGCCACTTCGTCACCGCCTGTGCGGGCCGGGCGGTGGGAATCAATGACGCGGGGCAACTTCAGGTGTGGACGGGAAAGGCAGTCGAACGCGCCGCTGCCCGCGACCTGTCGCCGCTGGCCCTCCCCCTCTGCCTGTCTTCCGGCATCGTGGCGGTGTCGCGCTCAGGCGAGCTGGTGCGCTTCGAGGCAGCCAGTGACGGCTGGCAGGAGACCGCCCGCCAGGCCGCCGGACTGCTTCCCGATGCCCAGCTCACGCTGGCGGACCTGACCGGCACGGGCCACGGGCAGATCGTCGCCCTGACCCGGCCGGATGCCCAGCGCTCCGACCACGGCATCCTGGGGGACCGCACCGAGGCCACCGAACTCACGGTCTTCGAGCGCCACACCCTGGGTGTGCTCGCCCGGCTGACCCTACCCGCTCCCTACGTGTTCGAGGACCTGCAGGCCCGGCCCCTGCGTTGGCAGGAAAACAGAGACGTCGTGGCCGTCGTCCGCTCCAGCCCCGGCGGTGGCGGGGCCCTGGTCCTCGTGGAGGGAAATGCAGAGGAGCTGACCCTGAGGGCCGCCGGACCCGACTTCGGACAGCCGCACCGCTGGCTGGCCCCCGTCGTGGGCTATGGCCAGCTCTGGGCTGTGCAGACCCCGCATATCGGAGGCCGCCTGACCCGCTATGAGGAGGACAACGGAACACTCCGGCCCACTGTCGTGTCTGAGGGAGTCTCAAACCACAGCATCGGCAGCCGCAATCTGGACGCCGCCGTACTGGTGGCTCCGGGACAGCCGGTCGTCCCGTCACAGGACCACCGCCGCCTGCTGTGGCTGGAGTGTCCGGCGGCCTGCTCCGTCCGGCAGGAGTTGCCGCTGAACGGCGTGTTCACCAGCAACCTCCTGCACTTCTCGGGGCAGATCTGGGTGGGCGATCAGGCGGGGACGCTGCACCGCTGGGCGGGCCGCTGAGGCATCCTGCTTATGCGTCGGTCTATTTCTGAAACAGCGCGCGGTATTCGCCGTAGCCCTCCGCCTCCAGCTGCTCTGCCGGCACGAAGCGCAGGGCCGCCGAATTGATGCAGTAGCGCAGGCCACCCTGGTCCTGCGGGCCGTCGGGAAACACGTGGCCCAGGTGAGAATCCGCGCTGCCCGAGCGCACCTCGGTGCGGGCGTATCCAATCTTGTAATCGGTGTTCTCGGTGAGCTGCACGTTCTGGATCGGACGGGTGAAGCTGGGCCAGCCGCAGCCCGCGTCGTACTTGTCCGTGCTGGAAAACAGCGGCTCGCCCGACACCACGTCCACGTAGATGCCGTCGTCTTCGGTGTCCCAGTACTCGCCGGTAAAGGCGCGTTCGGTGCCCTCGTGCTGGGTCACGCGGTACTGCTCGGGGGTCAGGCGGTCTCGCAGTTCGGCTTCGCTGGGCTTGCGGTACTTGGAAGGGGTCATGCTGCGAGTGTAAGAGCACGGGCCGCCTCCAACCGTGGGGGGCGGCCCTCTCGTGCCTTGAAGTCTTCTTCAGCAGCTCAGTCTGCCGCGTCCGCCTGGGCGTACTGCAGGCGGTGCAGGCGGGCGTAGTAGCCGCCCTTTTCCAGCAGTTCGCGGTGGCTGCCCTGCTCCACGATGCGGCCCTTGCGCATCACCACGATGCGGTCGCAGTGCTCGATGGTGCTCAGGCGGTGGGCGATGATGATGGAGGTGCGTCCGGACATCACCTTGACGAGCGCCTGCTGAATCCTCAGCTCGGTCTCGGTGTCCACGTTGGCGGTGGCCTCGTCGAGCACCAGCAGGATGTCGGGATTCTGGATCAGGGCGCGGGCAAAGGCGAGCAGCTGCTTCTGTCCGGTCGAGAGGGTGGCGCCGCGCTCGCGCACCTCGGTCTGGTAGCCCCGCTCCAGCGACAGGATGTAGTCGTGGACGCCCACGTACTTGCAGGCCTCGACCACCCGTTCGTGGGGAATCTCGGTGTTGTTCAGGGTCAGGTTGCTCTCGATGGTGCCGGCAAACAGAAACACGTCCTGCAACACCACGCCCACATGCTTGCGCAGGTCGTGCTGCGCGAGGTCGCGCACGTCTGAGCCGTCCACCTTCACGGCTCCGCGCTGCACGTCGTAAAAGCGGCTGACCAGGGCGGTGACGCTGGTCTTGCCCGCGCCCGTCGCGCCCACGAGGGCCACGCTCTCGCCCGGCGCGATGCTCAGGTCAATGCCGCGCAGAATCCAGCGGTCATCGTCATCGGAGGTCTGGGCCGTCACGGTCTGGTCGTAGGAGAACCAGACCCCCTCGAAGTCCACCCGGCCCTCGAAGTTCGGCAGCGTCCGGGCATCCGGCTTGTCGGCAATCTCCTCCTCGGTGTCGAGCACCCCGAAGATCCGCTCGGAAGACGCCATGGCGGCCTGCAGGTTATTGAACACGTCGGCCAGGTCCTGAATGGGCTGAAACAGCTGCTGGGACAGCTGCACGAAGGCGAACAGCGTGCCGACCGTGATTGCCCCGGCGACCGCTCCAGTCTGCAGCGCGCCGCTGGCGTCGGTGCCTACACCCAGGATCTGGCGCGAGGCGAAGTACAGGATCAGTGCCACGGCGACCTGCCCCAGGATGGCCACCGTGGGCATGAACAGCGAGAACCAGTAGACGCTGTTCTCGTTGGCGATGAGCAGGCTGCGGTTGCTGTGCTCGAAATCCAGGGCGCTGCGGCGCTCGCGCCCGAACAGCTGCACGGTCAGCATCCCGGTGATGTTCTCGTTGAGCTTGCTGTTCACGATGGCCTGCTGCGTGCGGGTGTTGCGAAAGGCGTCGCGCAGGCGGGTGCGGAAGAAGTTGGTGGCGAAGTACAGCACCGGCAGCACGGTAAAGCTGATCAGCGCCAGCCGCCAGTTCACGCTGAGCATGATCACCACGTACACCACGATCACGAAGGTGCTCTGGATCAGGCTGACCAGTCCGCCGGTGATGAACTGGTTGATGGCGTCCACGTCGCTGGTCACGCGGGTAATCAGGCGGCCCACCGGGTTCTGATCGAAAAAGGCCAGATGCAGGCGTTGCAGCTTGCCGAACACGTCGGCGCGGATGTCACGCAGCACGTTCTGGCCCAGATAGCCGATGGCCAGGGCAAAGGCGTACTGCAACACAAATTCCAGCACCTTGAGGCCCATGTACAGCAGCGCCGTCAGGGTCAGTCCCCGGTAGACCGCGTCCAGATCGGTCTGCCGTTGCAGGGCGAGCGGCGTCAGGTAAGTGTCGATGGCGTGGCGCTGGATCAGGGCGAACAGCGGTGAGGCCAGCGAGATCAGCAGCGCCAGCGCTACGCCGCCGATCACGAACGGCAGGTAGGGCCGGATGTAGCGCAGGATGCGCCGGGTCAGATTGGCGTCGAATTCCTTCTTGTAGGCGTCGTCAGGAGCCGTAGGCACGGTCATTTCACCACCTCCTGGCGGGTCTGTTGTGCGGCGCGGATGGCTTCGCGGCGTGCGGCCAAGCGGTCGGCCGCCACCTCGGGATCGCCGGGCGCTCCACCTTCCTCGTCCAGATCGCTCGCGAGGCGCTGCAGGCGTTCGAGTTCGGCGTAGTGGCCGCCCAGCGCGAGCAGTTCATCGTGGCTGCCCGCCTCGGTCACGCGGCCCTCTTCCAGCACGACGATGCGGTCGGCGTGGCGCAGGGTGCTGACCCGGTGGGCGATTAGGATGACGGTGCGGCCCGCGCTGACCTCACGCAGTCCGTCCAGGATCTTGCGCTCGGTCTCGGTGTCCACCGCCGAGAGGCTGTCGTCCAGAATCAGGATGGCAGGTTCGCGCACGATGGCCCGCGCGACAGCGGTGCGCTGGCGCTGGCCGCCGCTGAGGGTCACGCCACGCTCGCCCAGCATCGTCCCAAAGCCCTCTGGGAAATCACGCACGTCATCCAGAAGTCCGGCGAGGCGCGCGGCGTTCTCCACCCGCGCCGGGTCCGGGCTCTGGGGAACGTGCGGCAGAACCGGCAGGCCCACCACACTGACCCCCAGCGGCACCGGGGGCAGCTCCTGCTTTTCTATTCCGAAGGCGATGTTGTTGGCGATGGTGTCGCTGAACAGGAACGGCTCCTGCGGCACGACGGCCACAGCGTCATGCAGCGCGGTCAGCGGAATCACGCGCACGTCGTGGCCGTCCAGCCGCACCACGCCGGAGGTGGGGTCCATGCTGCGGGTGATCAGCTGCCCCAGCACCGTCTTGCCGCTGCCGGTAGGTCCCGTGATGCCCAGGAATGTTCCGGCAGGCACGCTGAGGTTGATGTGCGACAGCACCTCGCGGTCCCCGTACTGAACCGACACGTTCTCAAAGCTCAGATCACCGCGCAGCTGCCGGATGCTCGTGTCGGTGCGGCCCGGCACGTCCTGCACCTGCGGGCGGGCATCATACAGTTCCCGCAACCGCCGCCACGAGCCTAACCCACGCTGAATGACTCCAGTGATCCAGCCGACCATCAGCATGGGAAAGGTCAGGCGCTCCAGGGTCCCCACGAACTGCACGAACATGCCCACCGTGAAGGTCTGTGCGTTCGCCGGGTCAATGATCAGCCGCCCGCCCACAAGCAGAATCAGGCCGAACGCCAGACCCAGCAGCAGGCTGGTAAAGGACCGCAGCGGTCCGTCCACCTTGGTCAGGGCGATGTTGCGCCGCAGCAGTTCCAAGTTCATCGCCTTGTACTCGGCGACCTCGCGGTCCTCGATGGCGTATCCCTTGACCACCCGCGCGCCGCTGAAGTTCTCCTGGGCCTTGCCCGCGATCTTGGAGTTCTGCTCCTGCGCCAGCCGGTGGCGGGTGCTGATGAGCCGCGCGAGGTACGTCAGCACACCCACGATGATCGGCAGCACCGCCAGCACGATCAGGGTCAGCTGCCAGCTCAGGCTGAACATCACCGCAAAGGCCGTGGCAAACCCGGACACGATGTTCACGATCTGCCACGCGCCGAAGCCCAGCATTTCGCGCACGGCGCTGAGGTCGCCGGTCAGTCGGTTCATCAGGTCGCCGGTGCTCGCACGGTCGTAATACGGCTTGTCCAGCGTCTGCAGGTGTCCAAAGATGTCGCGCCGGACTTCGTATTCGGTCTGGCGCGAGGCGACCACGATCAGGCGGCGCATAAAGAGCATCAGGGTACCTGCCGTCACCGCTGCGCCCACGATGCCCAGGGCGTACAGCCCGGCCTGGGTCAGGGTGATGCCGGCCGTGCCGGGATCGGCGTCCCGGGCGCCGGTCAGGCCGTCGATGGTCAGACGGATGAAATAGAACGGCAACAGGTTGACGCTGTTGGCAATGACCACCAGCACCAGACCGATCAGATACTGCCGCCGGTGCATTTTCAGATAGGGCCACAGGGAGCGCAGACTGTCCAAGGGAAACCTCGAAAGGGGAAGGCAAGAGACGAAGAATTCGGGGCAAAGGTCTGCCCGTGCGGCGGACAGCATACGCCGGATGGCCGGGAGGCGAATGCGCCGAATGGCGCATAACCTTTATGCCGCCACGCGCCGGAAGACCGCGTCCTGAACCCGGTCGCGGCCACCTCCGCAGA includes:
- the msrB gene encoding peptide-methionine (R)-S-oxide reductase MsrB; this translates as MTPSKYRKPSEAELRDRLTPEQYRVTQHEGTERAFTGEYWDTEDDGIYVDVVSGEPLFSSTDKYDAGCGWPSFTRPIQNVQLTENTDYKIGYARTEVRSGSADSHLGHVFPDGPQDQGGLRYCINSAALRFVPAEQLEAEGYGEYRALFQK
- a CDS encoding CAP domain-containing protein, producing MRRSSSLFVPASLAAALLVPALSACTVTRRPAEALTSHPAAALERTLREGQTLQIEMSLNGQVARPQEFRWTSSDPGVATVTVSGQISAVGAGRATIRAALAARPATVSEFQVRVTPRPAPEPAPTLDPLSQRVLDLTNAARARGHTCGAQAYPPAPPLRANARLQAAAQAHAADMAARNYFNHVAPDGRAPAARISASGYEWRAVAENIAAGQATPEEVVAGWLGSEGHCRNLMGSAYTELGIGLATSRAAKRYWVQDFGTQ
- a CDS encoding ABC transporter ATP-binding protein, producing the protein MTVPTAPDDAYKKEFDANLTRRILRYIRPYLPFVIGGVALALLISLASPLFALIQRHAIDTYLTPLALQRQTDLDAVYRGLTLTALLYMGLKVLEFVLQYAFALAIGYLGQNVLRDIRADVFGKLQRLHLAFFDQNPVGRLITRVTSDVDAINQFITGGLVSLIQSTFVIVVYVVIMLSVNWRLALISFTVLPVLYFATNFFRTRLRDAFRNTRTQQAIVNSKLNENITGMLTVQLFGRERRSALDFEHSNRSLLIANENSVYWFSLFMPTVAILGQVAVALILYFASRQILGVGTDASGALQTGAVAGAITVGTLFAFVQLSQQLFQPIQDLADVFNNLQAAMASSERIFGVLDTEEEIADKPDARTLPNFEGRVDFEGVWFSYDQTVTAQTSDDDDRWILRGIDLSIAPGESVALVGATGAGKTSVTALVSRFYDVQRGAVKVDGSDVRDLAQHDLRKHVGVVLQDVFLFAGTIESNLTLNNTEIPHERVVEACKYVGVHDYILSLERGYQTEVRERGATLSTGQKQLLAFARALIQNPDILLVLDEATANVDTETELRIQQALVKVMSGRTSIIIAHRLSTIEHCDRIVVMRKGRIVEQGSHRELLEKGGYYARLHRLQYAQADAAD
- a CDS encoding ABC transporter ATP-binding protein, coding for MHRRQYLIGLVLVVIANSVNLLPFYFIRLTIDGLTGARDADPGTAGITLTQAGLYALGIVGAAVTAGTLMLFMRRLIVVASRQTEYEVRRDIFGHLQTLDKPYYDRASTGDLMNRLTGDLSAVREMLGFGAWQIVNIVSGFATAFAVMFSLSWQLTLIVLAVLPIIVGVLTYLARLISTRHRLAQEQNSKIAGKAQENFSGARVVKGYAIEDREVAEYKAMNLELLRRNIALTKVDGPLRSFTSLLLGLAFGLILLVGGRLIIDPANAQTFTVGMFVQFVGTLERLTFPMLMVGWITGVIQRGLGSWRRLRELYDARPQVQDVPGRTDTSIRQLRGDLSFENVSVQYGDREVLSHINLSVPAGTFLGITGPTGSGKTVLGQLITRSMDPTSGVVRLDGHDVRVIPLTALHDAVAVVPQEPFLFSDTIANNIAFGIEKQELPPVPLGVSVVGLPVLPHVPQSPDPARVENAARLAGLLDDVRDFPEGFGTMLGERGVTLSGGQRQRTAVARAIVREPAILILDDSLSAVDTETERKILDGLREVSAGRTVILIAHRVSTLRHADRIVVLEEGRVTEAGSHDELLALGGHYAELERLQRLASDLDEEGGAPGDPEVAADRLAARREAIRAAQQTRQEVVK